Proteins from a genomic interval of Aquabacterium sp. J223:
- a CDS encoding NfeD family protein: MDLQPSTLWWLVAGVLVAAELASGTFYLLMLALGAAAGALAAHAGLGVTAQLLLGAAVAAGATGLWHRQRRRAPRDARPEANRDLVLDIGETVNVPQWGADGQAQVHYRGAAWQARHQDGAPPRPGLHTIVAVEGNRLVLAPRDRP; this comes from the coding sequence ATGGACCTGCAGCCCTCGACCCTGTGGTGGCTGGTCGCCGGCGTGCTGGTCGCCGCCGAACTGGCCTCCGGCACCTTCTACCTGCTGATGCTGGCGCTGGGCGCCGCGGCGGGCGCCCTCGCGGCGCACGCCGGGCTCGGCGTGACGGCGCAGTTGCTGCTGGGCGCGGCGGTGGCCGCCGGCGCGACCGGGCTCTGGCACCGGCAGCGCCGACGCGCGCCGCGCGACGCACGGCCCGAGGCCAACCGCGACCTGGTGCTGGACATCGGCGAGACGGTGAACGTGCCGCAGTGGGGCGCCGACGGCCAGGCCCAGGTGCACTACCGCGGCGCCGCTTGGCAGGCCCGCCACCAGGACGGCGCGCCGCCCCGGCCCGGCCTGCACACCATCGTCGCCGTCGAGGGCAACCGCCTCGTGCTCGCGCCCCGCGACCGGCCCTGA
- a CDS encoding ABC transporter substrate-binding protein — translation MNPRPSRPALPARPARRHLLRRLGAGMAAGLGLPALAASNVLRIAATVDLSGSEKANGGGTQLGAAAYLRAFNAAGGLNGTRLELLAADDGFNAEKAKANAQAFAADPSVIALLHPLGTRQTMAVMEAVPADLAIVGPNTGTSAVRQKSPPNVFWVRASYDDEVDKLVDTAVTLGRRRIGVVYPDDPLGKSVLAGFKAAMERRKLEPAVLATTPNTTSLEMAPAVQAVLKAAPEVVVLVLAGTAPAFVKAFHAAGGTSTLYGMSLGASSANIKAFGEHGRGMGLSIVVPSPFATKHELVRRYRADLQAHGVDDVSLFTLEGYVNARVLCEGLRRAGAAPTRASVVAALERLDGLDLGGMRIGYGGENRRGSRFVDVAVIGAGGRLLT, via the coding sequence ATGAATCCCCGCCCCTCCCGCCCTGCCCTGCCCGCCCGCCCCGCACGCCGCCACCTGCTGCGCAGGCTGGGCGCCGGCATGGCCGCCGGCCTGGGGCTGCCCGCACTGGCCGCCTCCAATGTGCTGCGCATCGCCGCCACGGTGGACCTGAGCGGCAGCGAGAAGGCCAACGGCGGCGGCACCCAGCTCGGCGCGGCCGCCTACCTGCGCGCCTTCAACGCGGCCGGCGGGCTCAACGGCACCCGGCTGGAACTGCTCGCCGCCGACGACGGCTTCAACGCGGAGAAGGCCAAGGCCAACGCCCAGGCCTTCGCCGCCGACCCGTCGGTGATCGCCCTGCTGCACCCGCTGGGCACCCGGCAGACGATGGCGGTGATGGAGGCGGTGCCCGCCGACCTGGCCATCGTCGGGCCCAACACCGGCACCAGCGCCGTGCGGCAGAAGTCGCCGCCCAACGTCTTCTGGGTGCGCGCCAGCTACGACGACGAGGTGGACAAGCTGGTCGACACCGCCGTCACGCTCGGCCGCCGGCGCATCGGCGTGGTCTATCCGGACGATCCGCTCGGCAAGTCGGTGCTGGCCGGCTTCAAGGCCGCGATGGAGCGGCGCAAGCTGGAGCCGGCCGTGCTGGCCACCACGCCCAACACCACCAGCCTGGAGATGGCGCCGGCGGTGCAGGCGGTGCTCAAGGCCGCGCCGGAAGTGGTCGTCCTGGTGCTGGCCGGCACCGCGCCCGCGTTCGTCAAGGCCTTCCATGCCGCGGGCGGCACCAGCACCCTCTACGGCATGTCGCTGGGCGCCAGCAGCGCCAACATCAAGGCGTTCGGCGAACACGGCCGCGGCATGGGCCTGTCCATCGTCGTGCCGTCGCCCTTCGCCACCAAGCACGAGCTGGTGCGCCGCTACCGGGCCGACCTGCAGGCGCACGGCGTCGACGACGTCTCGCTCTTCACGCTGGAGGGCTACGTCAACGCCCGGGTGCTGTGCGAAGGCCTGCGCCGCGCCGGCGCCGCGCCGACGCGGGCTTCGGTGGTGGCGGCGCTGGAACGCCTGGACGGCCTCGACCTGGGCGGCATGCGCATCGGCTACGGCGGCGAGAACCGCCGTGGCAGCCGCTTCGTCGACGTGGCGGTCATCGGCGCCGGAGGGCGTCTGCTGACCTGA
- the rimP gene encoding ribosome maturation factor RimP translates to MSWHTAVERTVTGLGYDLVDVERSARGLLRITIDRLPGAQYPTGEGEFVTVDDCEAVTRQLQYVFEVENVDYERLEVSSPGLDRPLKRPADYARFAGQAVDLTLKSPFQGRRKFRGLLVSRGADAADGWRLELQDGKVEQALDFSLDEVREARLVPVVDFKGRRAAGGTGGATPAQAATNDGGQEQ, encoded by the coding sequence ATGAGCTGGCACACCGCCGTGGAACGCACCGTCACCGGGTTGGGATACGACCTGGTGGACGTCGAGCGCAGCGCGCGCGGGCTGCTGCGCATCACCATCGACCGCCTGCCGGGGGCGCAGTACCCCACCGGCGAGGGCGAGTTCGTCACTGTGGACGACTGCGAGGCGGTGACCCGCCAGCTGCAGTACGTCTTCGAGGTGGAGAACGTCGACTACGAGCGGCTGGAGGTGTCCTCCCCCGGGCTGGACCGGCCGCTGAAGCGGCCGGCCGACTATGCCCGCTTCGCCGGGCAGGCCGTCGACCTCACGCTGAAGTCCCCCTTCCAGGGCCGGCGCAAGTTCCGCGGCCTGCTGGTGTCCCGCGGCGCCGACGCCGCGGACGGCTGGCGCCTGGAACTCCAGGACGGCAAGGTGGAACAAGCACTTGATTTTTCGCTCGACGAGGTCCGCGAGGCCCGGCTGGTGCCGGTCGTGGACTTCAAGGGGCGGCGGGCCGCAGGCGGCACGGGGGGCGCGACCCCGGCACAGGCGGCGACGAACGACGGAGGTCAGGAACAATGA
- the fabI gene encoding enoyl-ACP reductase FabI, which yields MGFLAGKRLLITGLLSNRSIAYGIARACRREGAELAFSYVGERFKDRITDFAREFGSDLVFDCDVGDDAQIERLFSDLRTAWPEGFDGFVHAIGFAPREAIAGDFLEGFSREGFKVAHDISAYSFPAMAKAAAAQLRPNAALLTLTYLGALRIVPSYNTMGLAKASLEASVRYLAGSLGPRGVRVNGISAGPIKTLAASGIKGFGSILKVVEENAPLRRNVTIDDVGNVAAFLLSDLAAGVTAEITYVDAGFSHAMGVPE from the coding sequence ATGGGGTTCCTCGCCGGCAAGCGGCTGCTGATCACCGGCCTGCTGTCCAACCGCTCGATCGCCTACGGCATCGCCCGCGCCTGCCGGCGCGAAGGCGCGGAGCTGGCCTTCAGCTACGTCGGCGAGCGTTTCAAGGACCGCATCACCGACTTCGCCCGCGAGTTCGGCTCCGACCTGGTGTTCGACTGCGACGTCGGCGACGACGCCCAGATCGAGCGGCTGTTCAGCGACCTGCGCACCGCCTGGCCGGAGGGCTTCGACGGCTTCGTGCACGCCATCGGCTTCGCCCCGCGCGAAGCCATCGCCGGCGACTTCCTGGAGGGCTTCTCCCGCGAAGGCTTCAAGGTGGCGCACGACATCTCGGCCTACAGCTTCCCCGCGATGGCCAAGGCGGCCGCCGCGCAGCTGCGGCCGAACGCGGCGCTGCTGACGCTGACCTACCTCGGCGCGCTGCGCATCGTGCCCAGCTACAACACCATGGGCCTGGCCAAGGCGTCGCTGGAGGCGAGCGTGCGCTACCTGGCCGGCAGCCTGGGCCCCAGGGGCGTGCGGGTCAACGGCATCTCGGCCGGGCCGATCAAGACGCTGGCGGCCTCCGGCATCAAGGGGTTCGGCAGCATCCTCAAGGTGGTCGAGGAGAACGCGCCGCTGCGCCGCAACGTCACCATCGACGACGTGGGCAACGTGGCCGCGTTCCTGCTGTCCGACCTGGCCGCCGGCGTGACGGCCGAAATCACCTACGTCGACGCCGGCTTCAGCCACGCCATGGGCGTGCCGGAATGA
- the nusA gene encoding transcription termination factor NusA encodes MNREMLMLVDAISREKSVEREVVFGAVEAALASATKKLHGGEVDIRVTVDRDTGEYETFRRWHVVPDEAGLQIPDAEILLFEAKEQIGDIEVDDYIEEPIESVTIGRIGAQAAKQVILQKIRDAEREQLLNDFLARGEKIMVGSVKRLDKGDIIVESGRVEGRLKRNEMIPKENLRSGDRVRAFILGVDTTQRGPQIMLSRSAPGFMIELFAQEVPEIEQGLLEIKSCARDPGSRAKIAVVSHDRRVDPIGTCVGVRGSRVTAVTNELAGERVDIVLWSEDPAQFVIGALAPANVQSIVVDEERHAMDVVVDEENLAIAIGRGGQNVRLASELTGWRINIMTAEESQAKQAEESESVRKLFVEKLDVDEEVADILIAEGFASLEEVAYVPMQEMLEIESFDEDTVNELRNRAKTALLTMEIAREEKVDEVSQDLRDLEFEGKGLSAEVIGRLADGGVHTRDDLADLAVDELTEMTGIDEAQAKALIMKAREHWFTA; translated from the coding sequence ATGAACCGCGAAATGTTGATGCTGGTGGACGCCATCTCGCGCGAGAAGAGCGTCGAGCGCGAGGTGGTGTTCGGCGCGGTCGAGGCGGCGCTGGCCTCCGCCACCAAGAAGCTCCACGGCGGCGAAGTCGACATCCGCGTCACCGTCGACCGCGACACCGGCGAGTACGAGACCTTCCGCCGCTGGCACGTGGTGCCGGACGAGGCCGGCCTGCAGATCCCCGATGCGGAGATCCTGCTCTTCGAAGCCAAGGAGCAGATCGGCGACATCGAGGTCGACGACTACATCGAGGAGCCGATCGAGTCCGTGACCATCGGCCGCATCGGCGCCCAGGCGGCCAAGCAGGTCATCCTGCAGAAGATCCGCGACGCCGAGCGCGAGCAGCTGCTCAACGACTTCCTCGCCCGCGGCGAGAAGATCATGGTCGGCAGCGTCAAGCGGCTGGACAAGGGCGACATCATCGTCGAGTCGGGCCGGGTCGAGGGGCGCCTCAAGCGCAACGAGATGATCCCGAAGGAGAACCTGCGCTCGGGCGACCGGGTGCGCGCCTTCATCCTCGGCGTCGACACCACCCAGCGCGGGCCGCAGATCATGCTGTCGCGTTCGGCGCCGGGCTTCATGATCGAGCTCTTCGCGCAGGAGGTGCCGGAGATCGAGCAGGGCCTGCTCGAGATCAAGAGCTGCGCCCGCGACCCCGGCAGCCGGGCCAAGATCGCCGTCGTCTCGCACGACCGCCGGGTCGACCCGATCGGCACCTGCGTCGGCGTGCGCGGCTCGCGCGTCACCGCCGTCACCAACGAGCTGGCCGGCGAGCGGGTCGACATCGTCTTGTGGTCGGAGGATCCGGCCCAATTTGTCATCGGTGCGCTGGCCCCGGCCAACGTGCAGTCCATCGTCGTCGACGAGGAACGGCACGCCATGGACGTGGTGGTCGACGAGGAGAACCTCGCCATCGCCATCGGCCGCGGCGGCCAGAACGTGCGCCTGGCCTCCGAGCTCACCGGCTGGCGCATCAACATCATGACCGCCGAGGAGTCCCAGGCCAAGCAGGCCGAGGAGTCCGAGTCGGTGCGCAAGCTCTTCGTCGAGAAGCTGGACGTGGACGAGGAGGTCGCCGACATCCTCATCGCCGAGGGCTTCGCCAGCCTGGAAGAGGTGGCCTACGTCCCGATGCAGGAGATGCTCGAGATCGAGTCCTTCGACGAGGACACCGTCAACGAGCTGCGCAACCGTGCCAAGACCGCCCTGCTGACGATGGAGATCGCCCGCGAGGAGAAGGTCGACGAGGTGTCGCAGGACCTGCGCGACCTCGAGTTCGAAGGCAAGGGCCTGAGCGCCGAAGTCATCGGCCGGCTGGCCGATGGCGGGGTGCACACCCGTGACGACCTGGCCGACCTGGCGGTCGACGAACTGACCGAGATGACCGGCATCGACGAGGCCCAGGCCAAGGCGCTGATCATGAAGGCGCGCGAGCACTGGTTCACCGCCTGA
- a CDS encoding SPFH domain-containing protein: MEIALVLLVIAVVFVAKTFKIVPQQHAWVVERLGKYDRTLAPGLKLVVPFIDRVAYKHSLKEIPLDVPSQVCITRDNTQLTVDGILYFQVTDPMRASYGSSDYVGAITQLAQTTLRSVIGKMELDKTFEERELINAAVVSALDEAALNWGVKVLRYEIKDLTPPTEILRAMQAQITAEREKRALIAASEGRRQEQINIATGEREAFIARSEGEKQSQINNAQGEAAAITSVAAATADAIRQIAAAIREPGGEAAVQLKVAERAVDAFAQLAQKNNSLIVPSNLSEVSALIGSAMAVMKSAAVEPPRPR; encoded by the coding sequence ATGGAAATCGCCCTCGTCCTGCTCGTCATCGCCGTCGTCTTCGTGGCCAAGACCTTCAAGATCGTGCCGCAGCAGCACGCCTGGGTGGTCGAACGGCTGGGCAAGTACGACCGCACGCTGGCACCCGGCCTCAAGCTCGTGGTGCCCTTCATCGACCGGGTGGCCTACAAGCACTCGCTCAAGGAGATCCCGCTCGACGTGCCCAGCCAGGTCTGCATCACCCGCGACAACACCCAGCTCACGGTCGACGGCATCCTGTACTTCCAGGTCACCGACCCGATGCGCGCCAGCTACGGCTCCAGCGACTACGTCGGCGCCATCACCCAGCTGGCGCAGACCACGCTGCGCAGCGTGATCGGCAAGATGGAGCTGGACAAGACCTTCGAGGAGCGCGAGCTGATCAACGCCGCGGTGGTGAGCGCGCTCGACGAGGCCGCGCTGAACTGGGGCGTGAAGGTGCTGCGCTACGAGATCAAGGACCTGACGCCGCCGACCGAGATCCTGCGCGCCATGCAGGCGCAGATCACGGCCGAACGGGAGAAGCGTGCGCTCATCGCCGCCTCCGAAGGCCGCCGCCAGGAGCAGATCAACATCGCCACCGGCGAGCGCGAGGCCTTCATCGCGCGGTCCGAAGGCGAGAAGCAGTCGCAGATCAACAACGCCCAGGGCGAGGCGGCCGCCATCACCTCGGTGGCCGCCGCCACGGCGGACGCCATCCGCCAGATCGCCGCCGCCATCCGCGAGCCCGGAGGCGAGGCCGCGGTGCAGCTGAAGGTGGCCGAGCGCGCGGTCGACGCCTTCGCCCAGCTGGCGCAGAAGAACAACAGCCTCATCGTGCCGAGCAACCTGAGCGAGGTGTCGGCGCTGATCGGCAGCGCGATGGCGGTGATGAAGTCGGCCGCGGTGGAGCCGCCCCGGCCGCGCTGA